The Meiothermus ruber DSM 1279 genome includes the window GCCTGCGGAAGCTGTATCTGCGTACCATTGGGGAGTCGCTCTTGGTTGAGGTGGCCGATCGGCGGGCCATGGTGCAGAGCCCCAGCCCCCGCTTCCGCGACCCTCCTTCCTGGAGAGCGCTGCAAGAGGTCATCGAGGTGATGGGGGCCAACGAGCGCTACATACACCGCGGCCTGCCCTACGGCATCACATTCACCGGCCTGTGGACGCTTTTTATGCCATTGGTGGCCCCGGGGCTGGTGGATGCCCTCGAGCCCGACATGGAGCAACTGGCTAAGCTATCCGACGCGCTCGAGGTAGCCACCATTCACGCCTACGCGCCTTACGGCCCCCGCCGCTTCTATGCGCGCACCTTTGCCCCCGCCCTGGGCATCCCCGAGGATCCGGTAACCGGCTCGCCCAACGCCGCCCTTGGTGCCCTGCTGGCCCGCGCCGGGGTGGTGCCTCGCTGGGAGGGCGAGGTATCCCTGAGCGTAACCCAGGGCCATCGCATGGGCGGCCCCGGGCAGGTGGAGGTGCGGGTTTCATACGGCCCAGCCGGCAATATCCTGGGGGTGTTCATCGGGGGTACGGCGGTGATCGCCGAGCACGGGGTGATCGAGCTGGGCGGAAGCCCCAACTAAGCCCCCCAGGGGAGGCGCCTAACATCCAAGTAAAGGTGGTTGCAGACTGATGCTCCAGAAGATTTCCAGGCTACCCATTCAACTGGTGCTGATCGACATCGACGGCACGCTCTTTGGACCCCAGGGTGTACCCGAGTGCGCCTGGGAGGCCGCTCAACGGGCTCGAGCCGCCGGTCTGCACCTGAGCATCTGTACTGGGCGACCGGGGCGAGGGTTCGCGCTCGAGTATGCCAAGCGTTTAGACCCTGCGGGCCTGCACATTTTCGAGTCTGGGGCTGTGGTGGTCTCCGGACAAGGTGAGGTGGTACAGGCCTCCACGCTACCCCCATCGGTCTACCAACGGCTCCTTGCGTTGAGCCGGGCCTATGGTCTGCCTTTTGAGGTCTATACCGCTGAGGGCGGTTTTTACCGTGAAAGCCAGCACCCCGACCTGGTGTTTCACGAAAGCATGCTGGGCTGCCCGGCTGTTGTGTGCGGTCTAGACGATGTGGGTGCGCAGGTGGTGCGGGTGCAGTTCGTCTGGCGGGCCTCCCCTGCCTGGCAGGCGGTGCGTGCGCAGATTGCCCAGATGACGGAGGTGGAACTCCACGAGGCCACCAGCCCGGGAATGCCCGGGGTGGGCTTTAGTTCGGTTACAGCCGCCGGAGTCTCCAAACGGGCTGCCGCCGAGTGGGTGGCGGCCCGGCTGGACCTGGATCTGAGTCGGTGCGCGATGGTGGGCGATGGCGAGAACGACCTCGAGCTAATCCAGGCAGCCGGTCTGGGCATTGCCATGGGCAACGCGCCGGAGCGGGTTAAACAAGCAGCGCAACGGGTGGTTGGCCCGGTTGAGGCCTGCGGCCTGGAGCAGGCCCTGGAGATAATTCAGAATCATGCGCGATCATAGCACTTTGTACTTATTTTCACGATAAAACTTATTCGTGAAAATACTATCTAAAAAACCTCATGATCAGACTCGTAGCCCTAGATCTCGATGGAACCTTCTATGCCGGCCGCAGCCTGGGCGTTCCAGCATCGGCCTGGGAAGCAGTGGAAAAAGGCCGCCGGCACGGGCTCAGGTTCGCCGTATGCACGGGACGGCCCCAGGGGGGGTACGGCCTCGAGTACGCCAAGCGCCTGGAACCCAACGGGGCGCATGTTTTCAACGATGGAGCCTCGGTCTGCGATGCAACAGGCCGCTCGCTGCAAGCGGATCCGCTGCCCCATCTCAGCGAGCTGGTTGGACTGGCTCGAGCCCATGCCCTGCCCTTCGACCTGATGGGGGCTGAGGGGGGCCGCTACTACGAGGAAGGGTTGATGCCCCCAGAGCTGCTATCGCATATCGAGACCACCGGGGTTGAGGCCCGCTCAGCCCGCCTTGAGGAGATCGAAGAAACCCTGGTGCGGCTGTGGTTTGTGGTGGGCGACCTGGGCCTGTGGGAGAGCGTTAAGCCCGAGCTGGTCGCCCTGCCTTCCATCGATCTGGCCGAGTACATCAGCCCCCGCGAGGTCATCGCTGGGGTGATCCGCAAAGGTGTTTCCAAAGCCACGGGCCTGCGCTGGCTGGCCCAGTACTACGGTCTCTCGCTGAGCGAAATCGCCATGATCGGCGACAGCCACAACGACCTCGAGGCCATCCGCGAGGCCGGGCTCGGCATCGCCATGGGCAATGCGGTAGAGGCTATCCGCGCTGCAGCCAGGCACATCACCGGGCATGTGCGCGAAGATGGCTTTGCTGAAGCGGTCGAATATATTCTGGCC containing:
- a CDS encoding PhzF family phenazine biosynthesis protein, whose amino-acid sequence is MSRGGRISYHLVDAFTEVPGGGNRVALVLDARGLTTEEMQQVAAKLGQPQAAFVTHWEGATFEVRFFAANGEVEFSGHAAVALAVALSGEIEPPNSLRKLYLRTIGESLLVEVADRRAMVQSPSPRFRDPPSWRALQEVIEVMGANERYIHRGLPYGITFTGLWTLFMPLVAPGLVDALEPDMEQLAKLSDALEVATIHAYAPYGPRRFYARTFAPALGIPEDPVTGSPNAALGALLARAGVVPRWEGEVSLSVTQGHRMGGPGQVEVRVSYGPAGNILGVFIGGTAVIAEHGVIELGGSPN
- a CDS encoding HAD family hydrolase, which encodes MLQKISRLPIQLVLIDIDGTLFGPQGVPECAWEAAQRARAAGLHLSICTGRPGRGFALEYAKRLDPAGLHIFESGAVVVSGQGEVVQASTLPPSVYQRLLALSRAYGLPFEVYTAEGGFYRESQHPDLVFHESMLGCPAVVCGLDDVGAQVVRVQFVWRASPAWQAVRAQIAQMTEVELHEATSPGMPGVGFSSVTAAGVSKRAAAEWVAARLDLDLSRCAMVGDGENDLELIQAAGLGIAMGNAPERVKQAAQRVVGPVEACGLEQALEIIQNHARS
- a CDS encoding HAD family hydrolase, with amino-acid sequence MIRLVALDLDGTFYAGRSLGVPASAWEAVEKGRRHGLRFAVCTGRPQGGYGLEYAKRLEPNGAHVFNDGASVCDATGRSLQADPLPHLSELVGLARAHALPFDLMGAEGGRYYEEGLMPPELLSHIETTGVEARSARLEEIEETLVRLWFVVGDLGLWESVKPELVALPSIDLAEYISPREVIAGVIRKGVSKATGLRWLAQYYGLSLSEIAMIGDSHNDLEAIREAGLGIAMGNAVEAIRAAARHITGHVREDGFAEAVEYILAYNRQNQL